One part of the Aspergillus luchuensis IFO 4308 DNA, chromosome 5, nearly complete sequence genome encodes these proteins:
- a CDS encoding uncharacterized protein (COG:S;~EggNog:ENOG410PQ5R), protein MENLLMLLYDGNDHIYQADTFSTDVLRLSAPDDDHLRYSIPAEELYERETIEEGPAEICLEKILRQFGRDQDKALCLCLHNRTAEAAEIILGFLLWVTSDAVVRGILYDDAAVHARQLRLWSEFNICCLAVWQKQKDLTRASMTANILLPDPCLSISQIETFGEELIAIRDRIEKHGLVDYEVGVWEEEILSILHQCWSLSQTLSTQLRMLDQLAERDGQMSQSICAGQRQ, encoded by the exons ATGGAAAACTTACTGAT GTTGTTGTACGACGGGAACGACCACATTTACCAAGCTGATACCTTTTCCACGGACGTTTTACGCCTTTCCGCCCCAGATGATGACCACCTGAGGTATTCAATcccagcagaagagcttTACGAACGGGAGACGATAGAAGAGGGTCCGGCCGAAATCTGCTTGGAAAAGATCCTGAGGCAATTCGGCAGGGATCAGGATAAAGCTCTCTGTCTGTGTCTTCACAACCGAACCGCCGAGGCAGCAGAGATCATATTAGGATTTCTCCTCTGGGTTACTAGTGATGCAGTAGTGCGCG GCATTCTGTACGACGACGCTGCGGTTCATGCTAGGCAACTCAGGCTCTGGAGCGAGTTCAATATCTGCTGCCTTGCAGTctggcagaagcagaaggatttGACTCGGGCTTCGATGACGGCgaacattcttcttcccgaCCCATGTCTGAGCATTTCACAAATAGAAACATTTGGTGAGGAGCTGATTGCTATTCGTGACAGGATAGAAAAGCATGGACTAGTAGACTATGAGGTCGGggtctgggaagaagagattctcTCCA TCCTTCATCAGTGTTGGTCCTTAAGTCAGACGCTTTCGACACAGTTGCGGATGCTCGACCAGTTAGCCGAGCGAGATGGCCAGATGAGTCAGTCAATTTGTGCTGGCCAACGACAATAG
- a CDS encoding uncharacterized protein (InterPro:IPR013087) → MSYTLEQKYMCTAKECTKEFTSIDDWRIHVEEYSFHAGRTCLYDSCGEFFSASSNESLAHRSHLYLKHLVEPCRTEELRKAFIDKNFCSAAEGRMWCSFCRELLELDNRAEVLDHFQGHIRDGSQFKIPGQTRYPDSNRARQAEVEPSARSANEGKDDVVDLTGRGILVWIPPA, encoded by the coding sequence ATGAGCTACACGCTGGAGCAGAAATACATGTGCACCGCTAAGGAGTGTACGAAAGAATTCACTTCTATCGACGATTGGCGTATCCACGTGGAAGAATATTCCTTCCATGCCGGGCGCACATGTCTCTACGATAGCTGCGGTGAATTCTTCTCAGCCAGCTCCAACGAGTCGCTTGCCCATCGGTCTCATCTCTACCTCAAGCATCTTGTCGAGCCGTGCCGCACGGAAGAACTGAGAAAAGCCTTTATCGATAAGAActtttgctctgctgcggaaggaaggatgtggTGCTCTTTTTGTCGCGAATTGCTGGAATTGGACAACCGTGCGGAGGTCCTCGACCATTTCCAAGGGCATATTCGAGATGGATCTCAATTCAAGATCCCTGGGCAAACGAGATATCCAGACTCCAACCGAGCGAGGCAGGCAGAAGTTGAACCATCGGCCAGATCCGCGAACGAAGGCAaagatgatgttgtcgatcTTACTGGGCGCGGAATTCTTGTATGGATACCTCCTGCTTAG